The proteins below are encoded in one region of Penaeus monodon isolate SGIC_2016 chromosome 32, NSTDA_Pmon_1, whole genome shotgun sequence:
- the LOC119593841 gene encoding protein disulfide-isomerase-like isoform X2: MAIAHDGPRLRLLLPLTALGQSVTRTRTMRVGATVAAILVASLVASVGADQIAKEEGVLVLKTENFKKAIEDNEFILVEFYAPWCGHCKALAPEYAKAAQKLEEMGSAIALGKVDATEETELAEEHGVRGYPTLKFFRSGKSVDYGGGRQADDIVNWLLKKTGPPAKPLATVDDAKAFIAEKPVVIIGFFKDQQSDAAKQFLAAASATDDHPFGITSEEALFTEYGLSADGIILFKDFDEGKNVYEGEVTEDGVSKFVAANSLPLVVDFNHETASKIFGGDIKSHLLIFLSKEAGHYDTHLSAATAAAKGFKGEVLFVTINTDEEDHSRILEFFGMKKDEIPGLRIIKLEEDMAKYKPDTYDLSESGLTGFVKSFLDGKLKQHLLSQDLPEDWDKEPVKVLVSSNFDEVALNKEKDVLVEFYAPWCGHCKQLAPIYDQLGEKYKDHDTIVVAKMDATVNELEHTKIQSFPTLKLYKKETNEVVDYNGARTLEALGDFLEGKTVDDQDDEETDEDGDVPAKDEL; encoded by the exons TCCTTGGTCGCCTCTGTAGGGGCTGACCAGATCGCCAAAGAAGAGGGGGTGTTGGTGTTGAAGACGGAGAATTTCAAGAAGGCGATAGAAGATAACGAATTTATCCTGGTCGAGTTCT ATGCACCATGGTGTGGACACTGCAAGGCTCTTGCCCCAGAATATGCCAAGGCAGCTCAAAAGCTTGAAGAAATGGGATCTGCTATTGCACTGGGCAAAGTTGATGCCACAGAGGAAACCGAACTTGCTGAAGAGCATGGTGTCCGAGGTTACCCCACCCTCAAGTTCTTCCGTTCTGGCAAATCTGTCGACTATGGTGGTGGTCGTCAGGCTGACGATATTGTCAACTGGCTCTTGAAGAAAACTGGTCCACCTGCAAAGCCTTTGGCTACTGTAGATGATGCTAAGGCCTTTATTGCTGAAAAGCCTGTTGTCATTATTGGTTTCTTCAAGGACCAGCAGTCTGATGCTGCCAAGCAGTTCTTGGCTGCTGCTTCAGCCACTGATGACCATCCATTTGGAATTACCTCAGAGGAAGCTTTGTTCACTGAGTATGGATTGAGTGCTGATGGTATCATTCTCTTCAAGGACTTCGATGAAGGCAAGAATGTGTATGAGGGTGAGGTGACTGAGGATGGTGTATCCAAGTTTGTTGCTGCAAACTCTCTACCTCTTGTTGTGGACTTCAACCATGAGACTGCATCAAAGATCTTTGGTGGTGACATCAAGTCCCATCTCCTTATTTTCCTGTCAAAGGAAGCTGGACATTATGATACTCACCTGAGTGCTGCCACTGCTGCTGCTAAGGGCTTCAAGGGAGAAGTTCTCTTTGTGACCATTAACACAGATGAGGAGGATCACTCTCGCATCCTTGAATTCTTCGGCATGAAGAAGGATGAA ATCCCAGGCCTCCGTATTATCAAGTTGGAGGAAGATATGGCCAAGTACAAGCCTGATACTTATGACCTCAGCGAGAGTGGGCTTACCGGCTTCGTCAAGAGTTTCCTTGATGGAAAGCTGAAGCAGCACCTTCTGTCTCAGGATCTGCCAGAAGACTGGGATAAAGAGCCAGTCAAG GTTCTGGTGTCCTCCAACTTCGATGAAGTTGCCTTGAACAAGGAGAAGGATGTCCTTGTAGAGTTCTATGCACCATGGTGTGGACACTGCAAACAGCTGGCACCTATCTATGATCAGCTAGGTGAAAAATACAAGGACCACGATACTATTGTTGTGGCGAAAATGGATGCTACAGTCAATGAGCTTGAGCATACGAAGATTCAGTCCTTCCCAACCTTAAAACTTTACAAGAAGGAAACTAATGAG GTTGTAGATTACAATGGAGCACGGACTTTGGAGGCCCTCGGTGATTTCCTTGAGGGCAAGACTGTGGATGATCAG gACGATGAGGAGactgatgaggatggtgatgtgcCAGCAAAGGATGAACTTTAA
- the LOC119593841 gene encoding protein disulfide-isomerase-like isoform X1, producing MAIAHDGPRLRLLLPLTALGQSVTRTRTMRVGATVAAILVASLVASVGADQIAKEEGVLVLKTENFKKAIEDNEFILVEFYAPWCGHCKALAPEYAKAAQKLEEMGSAIALGKVDATEETELAEEHGVRGYPTLKFFRSGKSVDYGGGRQADDIVNWLLKKTGPPAKPLATVDDAKAFIAEKPVVIIGFFKDQQSDAAKQFLAAASATDDHPFGITSEEALFTEYGLSADGIILFKDFDEGKNVYEGEVTEDGVSKFVAANSLPLVVDFNHETASKIFGGDIKSHLLIFLSKEAGHYDTHLSAATAAAKGFKGEVLFVTINTDEEDHSRILEFFGMKKDEIPGLRIIKLEEDMAKYKPDTYDLSESGLTGFVKSFLDGKLKQHLLSQDLPEDWDKEPVKVLVSSNFDEVALNKEKDVLVEFYAPWCGHCKQLAPIYDQLGEKYKDHDTIVVAKMDATVNELEHTKIQSFPTLKLYKKETNEVVEYNGERTLAGMSKFLETDGVYGQAPPEDEDDEETDEDGDVPAKDEL from the exons TCCTTGGTCGCCTCTGTAGGGGCTGACCAGATCGCCAAAGAAGAGGGGGTGTTGGTGTTGAAGACGGAGAATTTCAAGAAGGCGATAGAAGATAACGAATTTATCCTGGTCGAGTTCT ATGCACCATGGTGTGGACACTGCAAGGCTCTTGCCCCAGAATATGCCAAGGCAGCTCAAAAGCTTGAAGAAATGGGATCTGCTATTGCACTGGGCAAAGTTGATGCCACAGAGGAAACCGAACTTGCTGAAGAGCATGGTGTCCGAGGTTACCCCACCCTCAAGTTCTTCCGTTCTGGCAAATCTGTCGACTATGGTGGTGGTCGTCAGGCTGACGATATTGTCAACTGGCTCTTGAAGAAAACTGGTCCACCTGCAAAGCCTTTGGCTACTGTAGATGATGCTAAGGCCTTTATTGCTGAAAAGCCTGTTGTCATTATTGGTTTCTTCAAGGACCAGCAGTCTGATGCTGCCAAGCAGTTCTTGGCTGCTGCTTCAGCCACTGATGACCATCCATTTGGAATTACCTCAGAGGAAGCTTTGTTCACTGAGTATGGATTGAGTGCTGATGGTATCATTCTCTTCAAGGACTTCGATGAAGGCAAGAATGTGTATGAGGGTGAGGTGACTGAGGATGGTGTATCCAAGTTTGTTGCTGCAAACTCTCTACCTCTTGTTGTGGACTTCAACCATGAGACTGCATCAAAGATCTTTGGTGGTGACATCAAGTCCCATCTCCTTATTTTCCTGTCAAAGGAAGCTGGACATTATGATACTCACCTGAGTGCTGCCACTGCTGCTGCTAAGGGCTTCAAGGGAGAAGTTCTCTTTGTGACCATTAACACAGATGAGGAGGATCACTCTCGCATCCTTGAATTCTTCGGCATGAAGAAGGATGAA ATCCCAGGCCTCCGTATTATCAAGTTGGAGGAAGATATGGCCAAGTACAAGCCTGATACTTATGACCTCAGCGAGAGTGGGCTTACCGGCTTCGTCAAGAGTTTCCTTGATGGAAAGCTGAAGCAGCACCTTCTGTCTCAGGATCTGCCAGAAGACTGGGATAAAGAGCCAGTCAAG GTTCTGGTGTCCTCCAACTTCGATGAAGTTGCCTTGAACAAGGAGAAGGATGTCCTTGTAGAGTTCTATGCACCATGGTGTGGACACTGCAAACAGCTGGCACCTATCTATGATCAGCTAGGTGAAAAATACAAGGACCACGATACTATTGTTGTGGCGAAAATGGATGCTACAGTCAATGAGCTTGAGCATACGAAGATTCAGTCCTTCCCAACCTTAAAACTTTACAAGAAGGAAACTAATGAG GTTGTTGAATACAATGGAGAACGCACATTGGCTGGAATGTCCAAATTTTTGGAAACTGATGGGGTTTATGGCCAAGCGCCACCTGAGGATGAG gACGATGAGGAGactgatgaggatggtgatgtgcCAGCAAAGGATGAACTTTAA